The Flavobacterium praedii genome window below encodes:
- the hpt gene encoding hypoxanthine phosphoribosyltransferase, which translates to MIQLHDKQFVPFISAKEINFAIEKMVAQIEDDFFDETPIFIGVLNGSFMVVSDFLKLYKKPCEVSFIKLASYEGTSSTESVKQLIGLNQDLTGRTVVIIEDIVDTGNTLEELKKLFKSQNVKHFKIATLFFKPDAFKKDLKIDYIGIRIPNKFIVGYGLDYDGLGRNLPEVYQLKE; encoded by the coding sequence TTGATACAACTACACGATAAACAATTTGTTCCGTTTATTTCGGCCAAAGAGATAAACTTTGCTATTGAGAAAATGGTAGCGCAAATAGAAGATGATTTTTTTGATGAAACACCAATTTTTATAGGAGTCTTGAATGGTTCTTTTATGGTAGTTTCGGATTTTTTGAAATTATATAAGAAACCTTGCGAAGTTTCTTTTATTAAATTAGCTTCATACGAGGGGACATCATCCACCGAATCGGTAAAGCAGTTAATTGGATTGAACCAAGATCTAACAGGGCGTACTGTCGTAATTATTGAAGATATTGTCGATACAGGAAACACCTTGGAAGAATTAAAAAAATTATTTAAAAGCCAAAATGTAAAGCATTTTAAAATTGCAACATTGTTCTTTAAACCGGATGCTTTCAAAAAAGACTTAAAAATTGATTATATAGGCATTCGAATTCCAAATAAATTTATCGTTGGTTATGGTTTGGATTACGATGGTTTGGGCAGGAATTTACCAGAAGTATATCAATTAAAAGAGTAA
- a CDS encoding UDP-2,3-diacylglucosamine diphosphatase, which translates to MKRRRKIPLVVISDVHLGTYGCHAKELLQYLKSINPQTLVLNGDIVDMWSFTKSYFPAAHMNVLRQIIKMSNLGTRVIYITGNHDEALRKYSDFILGNFELLDKVILDLDGKKTWIFHGDVFDSSTQGYAKILAKLGGKGYDLLILINSLINWFLELLGKEKRSYSKMIKDSVKKAVSFISNFETTAAEIAIQKKYSYVVCGHIHKPQMKEIENEHGKVLYLNSGDWIENLTALEYKKQKWSLYHYKKEHYKDTDSPEEKVINDIVNKILS; encoded by the coding sequence ATGAAAAGACGAAGAAAAATTCCACTGGTTGTTATAAGTGATGTTCATTTAGGCACTTACGGATGCCATGCCAAAGAATTACTGCAGTATTTAAAATCAATCAATCCGCAAACATTGGTTTTAAATGGAGATATTGTCGATATGTGGAGTTTCACCAAAAGCTATTTCCCAGCTGCCCACATGAATGTTTTGAGACAAATCATAAAAATGTCAAATCTAGGTACCCGCGTCATATATATAACAGGAAACCACGATGAAGCATTACGTAAATACTCCGATTTTATATTGGGAAATTTCGAGTTGCTTGACAAAGTTATTTTAGATTTAGACGGAAAAAAAACGTGGATATTTCACGGAGATGTTTTTGATTCCTCTACTCAAGGCTATGCCAAAATTTTAGCCAAACTTGGAGGGAAAGGCTATGATTTACTGATTTTAATCAACAGTCTAATTAATTGGTTTTTGGAACTTTTAGGCAAAGAAAAAAGAAGCTACTCCAAAATGATTAAGGACAGCGTGAAGAAGGCTGTTTCTTTTATCTCCAATTTTGAAACTACTGCTGCTGAAATTGCAATCCAAAAAAAATACAGTTACGTAGTTTGCGGACATATTCACAAACCTCAAATGAAGGAAATTGAAAATGAACACGGAAAAGTATTATACTTGAATAGTGGTGACTGGATAGAAAATCTTACTGCATTAGAATATAAAAAACAAAAATGGAGTCTTTATCATTATAAAAAAGAGCATTACAAAGACACCGACAGCCCAGAAGAAAAAGTGATTAATGATATTGTCAACAAAATTCTTTCCTAA
- a CDS encoding 5-(carboxyamino)imidazole ribonucleotide synthase: MNYFSSSFKLGILGGGQLGKMLLFDTRKFDIQTYVLDPSDEAPCKIACNQFFQGDLMDFETVYNFGKQVDVLTFEIELVNLEALEKLENEGTKVYPSPKTLKLIQNKGIQKEFYIQNNIPTAPFKRYATLKDLVVDLVDSNIELPFVWKCTEFGYDGNGVKVIRQTADLENLPNVECIAETMVPFKNELAVIVCRNPQGEIKTYPVVEMEFHPEANQVEYVICPARIDDKVAEKARAIALNVSQQFNHVGLLAVEMFQTEDDEILVNEVAPRPHNSGHYSIEASYTSQFENHLRAILDLPLGNTESKVAGIMVNLSGAEGFSGDVVYENIEKILGWNGVTPHIYGKKQTRPFRKMGHVTIVNEDINIARKIAEDVKNTIRVICPPTPEGGV; encoded by the coding sequence ATGAATTATTTTTCATCTTCTTTTAAATTAGGCATCCTTGGTGGCGGACAATTAGGCAAAATGCTTTTGTTTGACACCCGAAAATTCGATATCCAAACTTATGTCCTTGATCCTAGTGATGAAGCGCCCTGCAAAATAGCGTGCAATCAATTTTTTCAAGGGGACTTGATGGATTTTGAAACGGTTTATAATTTCGGGAAGCAAGTAGATGTTTTGACTTTTGAAATTGAATTGGTCAATCTTGAAGCTTTAGAAAAATTGGAAAATGAAGGAACAAAAGTGTATCCTTCGCCAAAAACCCTGAAACTGATTCAGAACAAAGGAATTCAGAAAGAATTTTATATTCAAAATAATATACCAACAGCTCCTTTCAAACGTTATGCAACTTTAAAAGACTTGGTTGTTGATTTAGTAGATTCGAATATTGAACTTCCTTTTGTATGGAAATGTACCGAATTTGGATACGATGGGAATGGTGTAAAAGTCATCAGACAAACAGCAGATTTAGAAAATTTACCAAATGTGGAGTGTATTGCAGAAACGATGGTTCCTTTCAAAAATGAATTGGCCGTAATCGTTTGTCGCAATCCACAAGGAGAAATAAAAACGTATCCGGTTGTTGAGATGGAGTTTCATCCTGAGGCCAACCAAGTGGAATATGTAATTTGTCCTGCTCGAATTGATGATAAAGTAGCCGAAAAAGCAAGAGCAATTGCTTTGAATGTTTCACAGCAATTCAATCACGTTGGACTACTGGCCGTTGAAATGTTTCAAACCGAAGATGATGAAATCTTAGTAAACGAAGTGGCTCCTCGCCCTCATAACTCTGGTCATTACTCGATTGAAGCGAGTTATACTTCGCAATTTGAAAACCACTTGCGCGCGATTCTGGATTTACCATTGGGAAACACTGAAAGTAAAGTAGCTGGGATTATGGTTAATCTTTCTGGTGCTGAAGGATTTTCTGGAGATGTCGTTTACGAAAACATAGAGAAAATATTAGGTTGGAATGGTGTTACGCCACATATTTATGGCAAGAAACAAACGCGTCCCTTTAGAAAAATGGGTCACGTAACTATTGTCAATGAAGACATAAATATAGCTAGAAAAATAGCTGAAGATGTAAAGAATACGATAAGAGTGATATGCCCCCCAACCCCCGAAGGGGGAGTTTAA
- the obgE gene encoding GTPase ObgE: MTEGNFVDYVKIYVSSGKGGKGSTHLHREKFIEKGGPDGGDGGRGGHVYLVGNKGLWTLFHLKFARHIKAGHGGDGGGDRSTGADGDDKYIEVPLGTVVKDKETGETLFEITEDGEKQILSRGGKGGLGNWHFRSSTNQTPRYSQPGLPGVEMDVILELKVLADVGLVGFPNAGKSTLLSVLTSAKPKIADYPFTTLKPNLGIVAYRDFQSFVIADIPGIIEGAAEGKGLGHYFLRHIERNSTLLFLVPVDTPNIKEEYDILVNELTKYNPEMLDKERLLVISKCDMLDDELKAELKTELDVEFKDIPYMFISSVAQQGLTELKDKLWKMLND, encoded by the coding sequence ATGACAGAAGGGAATTTTGTAGATTACGTAAAAATTTATGTTTCTTCAGGAAAAGGAGGAAAGGGATCTACGCATTTGCATAGAGAAAAATTTATTGAGAAAGGTGGACCAGACGGAGGTGATGGTGGACGAGGAGGACATGTTTATCTAGTAGGAAACAAAGGACTTTGGACTCTATTTCACTTGAAATTTGCGCGCCATATCAAAGCAGGTCACGGAGGTGATGGAGGAGGAGATCGAAGTACTGGTGCCGATGGCGATGATAAATACATTGAAGTTCCGTTGGGGACTGTCGTGAAAGACAAAGAAACTGGTGAAACCCTTTTTGAAATTACCGAGGATGGTGAGAAACAAATTCTTTCTCGCGGAGGTAAAGGAGGATTAGGAAACTGGCACTTTAGAAGTTCCACCAATCAAACTCCAAGATACTCCCAGCCGGGTTTGCCAGGAGTGGAAATGGACGTAATTTTGGAACTTAAAGTATTGGCAGATGTAGGTTTGGTAGGTTTTCCTAATGCAGGGAAATCAACATTGTTGTCTGTGTTAACTTCGGCAAAACCAAAAATTGCAGATTATCCATTTACGACTTTAAAACCAAATCTAGGAATTGTAGCCTATAGAGATTTTCAATCATTTGTAATTGCCGATATTCCTGGAATTATCGAAGGTGCAGCCGAAGGAAAAGGATTGGGTCACTATTTCTTACGCCATATTGAGCGTAATTCGACTTTGTTGTTTTTAGTTCCAGTAGATACTCCAAATATCAAAGAAGAATATGATATTTTGGTTAATGAATTGACAAAATACAATCCAGAAATGCTCGATAAAGAGCGTTTGTTGGTCATTTCAAAGTGTGATATGCTCGATGATGAATTAAAAGCAGAATTGAAAACAGAATTAGACGTTGAATTCAAAGACATTCCGTATATGTTTATTTCATCGGTAGCCCAACAAGGTTTGACTGAATTGAAAGATAAATTATGGAAAATGTTGAACGACTAA
- a CDS encoding glycosyltransferase family protein, with protein sequence MKIFYAIQATGNGHISRAIQLYPYLQKFGEVDFFMSGNNASLDVNLPIKFKSEGCSLHYSKCGGLDYWDIAKNIKPRQMYKDADALPLNKYDVVINDFDSITSLACKMQKVHSIQFGHQASFISPNTPRPDKKSIMGEMILKHYAPSPKNIGLHFDKYDDFIYPPIIKDEILNAEPKNAGHITVYLPSFQKDCLEKAFNKLPNLKFHWFLNDVQAKHTIKNVTYYPVNQDYFNKSLIKCEGIITGGGFETPAEALYLGKKILSIPIRKHYEQECNAAALKKLGVPVVYDVGDDFDLIIENWLDSPIKYPTMKANNINETLQFLFDTYHE encoded by the coding sequence ATGAAAATATTTTACGCCATTCAAGCAACGGGCAACGGGCACATCAGCAGAGCCATACAATTATATCCTTATCTGCAAAAATTTGGAGAAGTTGATTTTTTTATGAGTGGCAACAATGCCAGTCTGGATGTCAATTTGCCTATAAAATTTAAAAGTGAAGGCTGTAGTTTGCATTACAGTAAATGTGGCGGTTTGGATTATTGGGATATTGCCAAAAATATTAAACCAAGGCAAATGTATAAAGATGCCGATGCTTTGCCTCTAAATAAATACGATGTGGTTATCAATGATTTTGACTCAATTACTTCCTTGGCTTGCAAAATGCAAAAAGTACATTCGATACAATTTGGGCATCAAGCCAGTTTTATATCTCCCAATACGCCCAGACCTGACAAAAAAAGCATAATGGGCGAAATGATTCTCAAACATTATGCACCATCTCCAAAAAACATTGGTTTGCATTTTGACAAATACGATGATTTTATTTATCCTCCAATCATCAAAGACGAAATCCTAAATGCCGAACCTAAAAATGCAGGACACATCACTGTTTATTTACCCTCCTTTCAAAAAGATTGTCTGGAAAAAGCTTTTAACAAGCTTCCAAATTTGAAGTTTCATTGGTTTTTAAATGATGTCCAAGCCAAACACACCATAAAAAATGTAACGTATTATCCAGTAAATCAAGACTACTTCAATAAAAGCCTGATAAAATGCGAAGGAATTATCACAGGAGGAGGATTTGAAACACCTGCCGAGGCTTTATATCTTGGAAAAAAAATACTTTCTATTCCAATCAGAAAACATTACGAACAAGAATGCAATGCGGCGGCGCTTAAAAAATTAGGTGTTCCTGTTGTTTATGATGTGGGCGATGATTTTGATTTAATAATCGAAAATTGGCTTGATTCACCCATAAAATATCCAACCATGAAAGCGAATAACATAAATGAAACACTACAGTTTTTATTTGATACGTATCACGAATAA
- a CDS encoding IS982 family transposase produces the protein MSNIVKNYFRVLEVISSLNCKLENKSDVGRKQKMSDLEVVALSLTAEFMSIDSENSLFKEINKQEIPNLIERSQFNKRRRKLFFFLEEVRTKLASRFLEFEDYFIVDSMPLEICKFARHRRIKICKNEFETAPSKGFCASQNNWFYGYKLHGVCSINGIFHSLDITKAEVHDVHFLKNIKQQMSDCVVLGDRGYLSQSIQLDLFQTVNIKLETPKRANQKDYKPQPYIFRKSRKRIETLFSQLCDQFRIRNNYAKTFEGFKTRILAKITALTLVQYVNKFIFDRPINNIKNQTI, from the coding sequence ATGTCAAATATAGTAAAAAATTATTTTAGAGTTTTAGAAGTTATAAGTTCTTTGAATTGTAAATTAGAGAATAAATCAGATGTCGGCAGAAAACAAAAAATGTCTGATTTAGAAGTAGTTGCGTTAAGTTTGACGGCTGAATTCATGTCTATTGATAGTGAAAATTCTTTATTTAAAGAGATTAATAAGCAAGAAATACCTAATTTAATTGAGCGAAGTCAGTTCAATAAACGAAGGCGAAAATTGTTTTTCTTTTTAGAAGAAGTAAGAACAAAATTAGCATCTCGGTTTTTAGAATTTGAAGATTATTTCATCGTGGATAGTATGCCGTTGGAGATTTGCAAATTTGCACGTCATAGGAGGATTAAAATCTGTAAAAATGAGTTTGAAACAGCTCCTTCAAAAGGGTTTTGCGCTTCTCAAAACAACTGGTTTTACGGATATAAATTGCATGGAGTTTGTTCTATAAATGGAATTTTCCATTCATTGGATATTACAAAAGCAGAAGTTCATGATGTTCATTTTTTGAAAAATATAAAACAACAAATGTCTGATTGTGTAGTGCTTGGTGATAGAGGGTACTTATCTCAAAGCATTCAATTAGATTTGTTTCAAACGGTTAATATAAAATTAGAAACACCCAAAAGAGCTAATCAAAAAGATTATAAACCACAACCTTATATCTTTAGAAAATCAAGAAAAAGAATTGAAACATTATTTTCACAACTATGCGACCAGTTCAGAATTAGAAACAATTATGCAAAAACTTTTGAAGGATTTAAAACAAGAATTTTAGCAAAAATAACAGCATTAACATTGGTTCAATATGTCAATAAATTCATCTTTGATAGACCAATAAACAATATTAAAAATCAAACAATTTAA
- a CDS encoding S46 family peptidase, with translation MKKIVLFLTMCLMTFPVRADEGMWFLMFIERLNHRDMEKMGLQLTAEEIYSINHHSLKDAVVQFNGGCTAEIVSKEGLVLTNHHCGYDAIAELSTEEQNYLKNGFWAKSKSEELKPKSLYVRFFVRMDDVSKRILSKVNDKMTEAERNKTIQQEIALIEKENNEGGKYTVSVRPFFQGNEYYYFVYQDYKDVRLVGTPTESLGKFGGDTDNWEWPRHTADFSMFRVYADKDGNPAEYSKDNVPLQPKHYLPVNIKGLKENDYAMILGYPGRTNRWMPSGGIAQNIGYAYPAWVEGAKTGMDNMKKYMSKDAGVNLKYASKYASTANYWKNRQGMIDALTKAQTVATKSKEETKFNTWANKPENAAKYGNVIATINDYYAKTNLKSRHDNYLSQLMRTTTYGAGPAVLGNALIGYYNENEAKRSELLPKINSLIENYYGEFYAPLEKEVLTAQLNLYAAKASEYGLAPVIEKMKTTNNGDFTTDVDKAISGSIFATKETVEAFMKDPKPGMIVVDPLYEISNDLITKIRAKTADQLKADDDFAIAYRNLVEGLRESKLNTIQYPDANSTLRLTYGKVRSLPADKRNDAKVNNYTTMTGMVNKYKAGDAEFDLPARLLELNKAKDFGQYADKTGYMPVNFLTDNDITGGNSGSPVLNGKGELIGVAFDGNIEAMAGDVIFDKKLQRTINLDIRFVLWIIDKYAGAHNIIEEMTIIK, from the coding sequence ATGAAAAAAATTGTATTATTCTTAACCATGTGTCTAATGACTTTTCCTGTAAGAGCCGATGAAGGAATGTGGTTTTTGATGTTTATCGAAAGATTGAACCATAGAGATATGGAAAAAATGGGCTTGCAATTGACAGCCGAAGAAATATACAGTATCAATCATCACAGTTTGAAAGATGCTGTAGTACAATTTAATGGAGGTTGTACTGCCGAAATTGTTTCAAAAGAAGGTTTAGTATTGACCAATCATCACTGCGGGTATGATGCTATTGCAGAGTTATCAACGGAAGAGCAAAATTACTTAAAAAATGGATTTTGGGCTAAAAGTAAAAGCGAAGAACTAAAACCAAAATCATTATACGTTCGTTTCTTTGTTCGTATGGATGACGTTTCCAAAAGAATTTTATCAAAAGTAAACGATAAAATGACCGAAGCAGAACGTAATAAAACAATTCAACAAGAAATTGCTTTAATCGAAAAAGAAAATAACGAAGGAGGAAAATACACCGTTTCTGTTCGCCCTTTCTTTCAAGGAAACGAGTATTATTATTTCGTTTACCAAGATTATAAAGACGTTCGTTTGGTAGGGACACCAACAGAAAGTCTTGGGAAATTTGGTGGTGATACAGATAACTGGGAATGGCCACGCCACACTGCCGATTTCTCTATGTTTAGAGTATATGCTGATAAAGATGGAAATCCTGCAGAGTATTCTAAAGATAATGTGCCATTACAACCAAAACACTATTTACCCGTAAATATCAAAGGGCTAAAAGAAAATGATTATGCAATGATTCTAGGTTATCCAGGAAGAACTAATCGTTGGATGCCATCTGGAGGAATAGCTCAGAACATTGGTTATGCATATCCTGCGTGGGTTGAAGGCGCAAAAACCGGAATGGATAACATGAAGAAGTATATGAGTAAAGATGCAGGTGTAAATTTAAAATATGCTTCTAAGTATGCTTCAACTGCCAATTATTGGAAAAATCGTCAAGGAATGATTGATGCGTTGACTAAAGCTCAAACTGTTGCCACAAAATCAAAAGAAGAAACCAAATTCAATACTTGGGCAAATAAGCCAGAGAATGCAGCAAAATATGGAAATGTTATTGCTACCATAAATGACTATTATGCCAAAACAAATTTGAAATCTCGCCATGATAATTATCTTTCTCAATTAATGAGAACTACTACTTATGGTGCTGGTCCAGCCGTTTTAGGAAATGCATTGATTGGGTATTATAATGAAAATGAAGCAAAAAGATCCGAATTGCTCCCAAAGATTAATAGTTTGATCGAAAACTACTATGGTGAGTTTTATGCTCCTTTGGAAAAAGAAGTTTTAACGGCTCAGTTAAATTTATATGCAGCAAAAGCTTCAGAATATGGATTAGCTCCAGTTATTGAAAAAATGAAAACTACTAATAATGGTGATTTTACAACCGATGTAGATAAAGCAATCTCTGGAAGTATTTTTGCAACTAAAGAAACAGTTGAAGCCTTTATGAAAGATCCAAAACCAGGGATGATTGTTGTGGATCCTTTGTATGAGATTTCAAATGATTTGATTACAAAAATTAGAGCTAAAACAGCTGATCAATTAAAAGCGGATGATGATTTTGCTATCGCATACCGCAATTTAGTAGAAGGTTTAAGAGAATCTAAATTGAATACCATTCAATATCCTGATGCCAACTCAACATTACGATTGACATACGGAAAAGTGCGTTCTTTGCCTGCTGATAAACGCAATGATGCCAAAGTGAATAATTATACAACTATGACTGGTATGGTCAATAAGTATAAAGCAGGAGATGCTGAATTTGATTTGCCAGCACGTTTATTAGAACTGAACAAAGCCAAAGATTTTGGTCAATATGCAGACAAAACAGGATATATGCCAGTAAATTTCTTAACCGATAATGACATCACAGGAGGGAATTCAGGTTCTCCAGTATTGAATGGTAAAGGAGAATTAATCGGTGTAGCGTTTGATGGAAATATCGAAGCTATGGCGGGTGATGTTATTTTTGACAAAAAATTACAACGCACCATTAATCTTGATATTCGTTTTGTACTTTGGATTATTGACAAATATGCAGGTGCTCATAATATCATTGAAGAAATGACTATTATTAAATAA
- a CDS encoding adenylate kinase — MINIVLFGKPGAGKGTQAEFLKEKYKLTHISTGDVFRYNLKNDTPLGKEARVYMDAGDLVPDELTTKMLIDEVNKHLDSNGILFDGYPRTIAQAEALDAFLPTIGSSVTATVALEADDNILVERLLERGKTSGRVDDQDEEKIRNRYQEYNEKTAPLMGYYKEQNKFHAVNGIGTIQEITERLTAVIDNL, encoded by the coding sequence ATGATCAATATAGTTTTATTTGGTAAGCCAGGAGCAGGAAAAGGAACTCAGGCAGAATTTTTAAAAGAAAAATACAAATTAACACACATTTCAACCGGAGATGTTTTTCGTTACAATTTGAAAAATGACACTCCATTAGGCAAAGAAGCAAGAGTATATATGGATGCTGGAGATTTAGTTCCAGACGAGTTGACTACCAAAATGCTTATTGATGAGGTAAACAAACATTTGGATTCTAATGGAATTTTATTTGATGGTTACCCACGAACAATTGCTCAAGCTGAAGCATTGGACGCATTTTTGCCAACAATTGGTTCAAGTGTAACAGCAACAGTAGCACTTGAAGCGGATGATAATATCTTGGTAGAAAGATTATTAGAAAGAGGGAAAACTAGCGGTAGAGTTGATGATCAAGACGAAGAAAAAATTAGAAATCGTTACCAAGAGTACAACGAAAAAACAGCTCCATTGATGGGGTATTATAAAGAACAAAATAAATTTCACGCTGTAAACGGAATCGGAACTATTCAAGAAATTACAGAAAGATTGACAGCAGTTATTGATAATTTATAA
- a CDS encoding hemolysin family protein — translation MEIVIIFFLILLNGVFSMSEIALISARKNRLETAAKKGNKSAQIALDLANSPNKFLSTVQIGITLIGILTGIYSGDKITADVEVFVKGFTVLIPFAHSIAVGIVVVVLTFFSLVLGELLPKRIGLNHPEAIAKSVALPMKVVSIITAPFIWLLTNSTDFLLDILRIKPTADGKVTEEEIKAIIKEGTEGGEVQEIEQDIVERVFHIGDRKINSLMTHRKSVMLLPLHADKNKVKEFMLKELHSIYPVYGDNHDDIVGVVNLKNIFAHFENESFNLAEIMTEAPFMMEQTTAYKALEQFKDTGIHYALVSDEYGVFQGVITLNDILEALVGNASDFYKDDFQLIEREDGTWMVDGHYSLHDFLTYFELDDLINDYEVTTVSGLIMTELSRIPKEGEILIWHKFELEVIDMDGVKIDKVMVKALKG, via the coding sequence TTGGAAATAGTAATAATATTTTTTCTAATACTCTTAAATGGGGTTTTCTCTATGTCTGAAATCGCATTGATTTCGGCCAGAAAAAACAGATTGGAAACCGCAGCAAAAAAAGGAAACAAAAGCGCGCAAATTGCTTTGGATTTGGCCAATTCGCCTAATAAGTTTCTTTCAACTGTACAAATTGGAATAACACTAATTGGAATACTTACCGGTATTTACAGCGGGGACAAAATTACAGCAGATGTAGAAGTATTTGTAAAAGGATTTACTGTTTTAATTCCGTTTGCACATTCCATTGCTGTTGGGATTGTTGTTGTAGTATTAACGTTTTTTTCCTTAGTTTTGGGAGAGTTATTGCCAAAAAGAATTGGTTTAAACCATCCAGAAGCAATTGCAAAATCAGTAGCGTTACCAATGAAAGTTGTTTCGATAATTACGGCTCCTTTTATATGGTTGCTAACTAACTCGACAGACTTTTTATTAGATATTTTGAGAATAAAACCTACTGCTGATGGAAAAGTAACCGAAGAAGAGATCAAAGCCATCATCAAAGAAGGAACCGAAGGAGGTGAAGTTCAAGAAATTGAACAAGATATAGTAGAACGTGTTTTTCATATTGGAGACCGAAAAATCAATTCATTGATGACCCATAGGAAATCCGTAATGCTTTTGCCTTTACACGCAGATAAAAATAAAGTAAAGGAATTTATGCTCAAAGAATTGCATTCTATTTATCCCGTTTATGGAGATAATCATGATGATATTGTTGGAGTTGTGAATCTAAAAAATATCTTCGCTCATTTTGAAAACGAAAGTTTTAATTTGGCCGAAATTATGACCGAAGCTCCTTTTATGATGGAACAAACCACGGCTTACAAAGCATTGGAGCAGTTCAAGGATACCGGGATTCATTATGCATTGGTTTCTGATGAATACGGCGTTTTTCAAGGAGTAATTACGTTGAATGATATTCTTGAAGCATTAGTAGGTAATGCATCCGATTTTTATAAAGATGATTTTCAATTAATCGAAAGAGAAGACGGAACTTGGATGGTAGACGGGCATTATTCGTTACACGATTTCTTGACTTATTTCGAATTGGATGATTTGATAAATGATTACGAGGTAACCACCGTAAGCGGATTAATAATGACCGAATTATCTCGTATACCAAAAGAAGGAGAGATTTTGATTTGGCATAAATTTGAGTTAGAGGTCATCGATATGGATGGCGTGAAGATTGATAAAGTAATGGTTAAGGCCTTAAAAGGTTAA